Proteins found in one Pieris napi chromosome 11, ilPieNapi1.2, whole genome shotgun sequence genomic segment:
- the LOC125054204 gene encoding ubiquitin carboxyl-terminal hydrolase 8 isoform X1, with the protein MTETRRIQLHLGKCIEDLDKLYNVPDLKSKRATLLCKTAQKLFESAEEARAKGDEEYSYVYYMKYLRVIAFISKDKEYLKDKNYFNNMLGPKNPNKALDAAEKLKISLIERYAKEQKAKRLMDIQENELIKQKIDENRKKAMDTIAAEPPPPTGLPGPDEVTIKSDQLYTILKNGKLKVMILDARPGKDYINSHINHPACISVPEECISPGQSANVLEQNLPSASRPVWAERASSELIVMLDWSSTTVIPGKPLHLLKTILLKWDIKVQYSRQPVALWGGYEDWLLKYPAFTTNPQAIPPSQDIMLDDMLGEIDYPNWSDLNPTPADIRPKSSEPVIDRASKSAAVELYAERSRNMQHILEQQELIADTSLTLEMQRIEAEQDWEKIRQQGETEHRDELRAMYQLREQEIISQLMQLENKQFDMEQENQSLREKLEDYQRREREEAAKLAESIARSQLTPSADNEAVATAREREAAARDVEAKRARIAAVTAQRVSLDRQREALETERKRKLAEAREKQKPNYKEEDADSYGSSTESASAALNRSQSSPNIAKVSSDEEEPVVPSFDRSTKPAKVAPSSELRQRDFQPVWADVGRGLTGLKNLGNTCYMNSIIQCLNNTAILVTYFCNGQYLEHVNRSHSTRGAIAEELAAVVRGLWSGQYRFIATKDLRNEVGKHQRTFRGNEQQDSHEFLTILMDWLHLDLQFSIKPPLKENLGASERAWHEYTKSKESLVLRLFYGQIKSTVRCCVCATHSATYDSFSNLSLELPPHASRCTLSDCLKLYLNGETIPGWNCPNCKEKRDAVKKLDISRLPPVLVIHFKRFYLDPKEYCNAFRKRQTYIDFPLENLDMRQFSLNCPGNPVYNLYAVSNHYGSMEGGHYTAYCKSSVYGKWYKYDDHLVTEISPSEVKSSAAYILFYTSCER; encoded by the exons ATGACCGAGACGCGTCGTATACAGCTCCATTTGGGCAAATGTATAGAAGATTTGGATAAATTGTACAATGTACCCGACTTAAAATCGAAGAGAGCAACCTT GTTATGCAAGACAGCTCAAAAACTCTTTGAAAGTGCTGAAGAAGCTCGTGCAAAAGGTGATGAGGAGTACTCGTATGTGTACTATATGAAATACCTTCGGGTAATTGCATTTATCAGTAAAGACAAAGAATATCTGAaggataaaaattactttaataatatgcTTGGGCCTAAGAATCCAAACAAAGCTCTTGATGCGGCTGAGAAATTGAAAATAAGTCTGATTGAAAG atatgcTAAAGAGCAGAAAGCCAAACGACTAATGGATATACAAGAAAATGAGTTAATCAAACAGAAAATTGATGAAAACCGTAAAAAGGCTATGGACACTATTGCTGCTGAACCACCACCTCCAACTGGTCTACCAG GTCCTGATGAAGTTACAATCAAAAGTGATCAACTgtatactatattaaaaaatggcAAACTTAAAGTAATGATATTAGATGCTCGACCTGGTAAAGATTATATTAACTCACACATCAACCATCCTGCTTGCATCAGTGTGCCAGAAGAATGTATATCACCTgg gcAATCAGCAAATGTTTTAGAACAGAATCTACCATCTGCATCTCGTCCTGTTTGGGCAGAGCGGGCCAGCTCTGAGCTGATAGTCATGCTGGACTGGAGTAGCACTACAGTCATTCCAGGGAAACCGCTGCACCTACTCAAGACAATATTACTGAAG TGGGACATAAAAGTACAATACTCTCGTCAACCAGTTGCACTATGGGGTGGTTATGAAGACTGGCTACTGAAGTATCCGGCCTTCACCACTAATCCACAGGCTATACCACCCTCACAGGATATCATGTTGGATGACATGCTTG GTGAAATAGACTATCCGAATTGGTCAGATTTGAACCCGACACCTGCTGATATCCGACCCAAATCATCTGAACCAGTCATAGATCGAGCTAGCaag TCAGCTGCAGTAGAACTATATGCAGAACGCTCTCGTAACATGCAACATATATTGGAACAGCAGGAACTCATCGCTGATACTTCGCTTACTCTTGAGATGCAAAGGATTGAGGCTGAACag gaCTGGGAAAAAATACGTCAACAAGGGGAAACAGAACACCGGGATGAGTTGCGAGCCATGTACCAGCTTCGGGAACAAGAAATTATCTCACAGCTTATGCAGCTGGAGAACAAACAATTTGATatg GAACAAGAGAACCAATCTCTGCGTGAGAAGCTGGAAGATTATCAGAGAAGGGAAAGAGAAGAGGCAGCCAAACTCGCTGAGAGCATCGCCCGGTCACAGCTAACGCCGTCTGCTGATAATGAAG cTGTAGCAACAGCCCGTGAGCGGGAAGCTGCGGCTCGCGATGTGGAAGCAAAGCGTGCTCGTATCGCGGCCGTCACCGCACAGAGGGTGTCACTTGACAGGCAAAGGGAGGCGCTTGAAACTGAGCGGAAGCGGAAACTTGCTGAGGCTAGGGAGAAACAGAAACCTAATTATAAG GAAGAAGATGCAGACTCGTACGGCTCCAGTACTGAGAGTGCAAGTGCGGCACTTAATCGATCGCAATCTTCGCCAAACATCGCAAAA GTATCGTCTGATGAAGAGGAACCAGTGGTGCCAAGCTTCGACCGCAGTACAAAACCAGCCAAAGTGGCGCCATCTAGTGAACTACGACAAAGGGACTTTCAACCTGTTTGGGCAGATGTC GGTCGAGGTCTGACCGGCCTGAAAAACCTGGGTAATACCTGTTATATGAATTCCATTATACAATGCCTCAACAATACCGCCATTTTGGTCACCTACTTCTGCAATGGACAGTACCTTGAACACGTTAATAG atcaCACAGCACTCGCGGTGCGATAGCGGAAGAATTGGCTGCGGTTGTGCGAGGGTTATGGTCCGGACAGTATAGGTTTATCGCTACTAAAGATCTAAGG aacgAAGTAGGGAAACACCAGCGTACATTTCGTGGCAACGAACAACAGGACTCGCACGAGTTTCTCACCATCCTCATGGACTGGTTACATTTAGATCTTCAGTTCTCAATTAAACCACCACTAAAG gAGAACTTAGGCGCATCAGAACGCGCCTGGCACGAATACACGAAATCCAAGGAAAGTCTGGTGCTACGACTATTCTATGGACAGATTAAATCAACAGTGCGCTGCTGCGTATGCGCAACGCATAGTGCTACGTATGACTCATTCTCCAATCTGTCACTGGAATTACCGCCGCATGCTTCACGATGTACGCTTAGT GATTGCCTAAAACTCTACTTAAACGGCGAAACGATACCCGGTTGGAATTGTCCGAATTGTAAGGAAAAACGGGACGCTGTCAAAAAACTAGATATATCCCGGTTGCCCCCGGTCTTAGTCATACATTTCAAGAGGTTCTACCTTGACCCCAAGGAGTATTGCAACGCGTTTAGGAAGAGACAGACATACATAGATTTCCCACTAGAAAACTTGGATATGCGGCAATTTTCTTTGAATTGCCCTGGCAACCccgtttataatttatacgcTGTGTCCAATCATTATGGCTCTATGGAAGGTGGACACTATACCGCGTATTGCAAGAGCAGTGTTTATGGAAA
- the LOC125054204 gene encoding ubiquitin carboxyl-terminal hydrolase 8 isoform X2: MRLETVSMVFKVKVRLKVTHGIIWLFKRGRGLTGLKNLGNTCYMNSIIQCLNNTAILVTYFCNGQYLEHVNRSHSTRGAIAEELAAVVRGLWSGQYRFIATKDLRNEVGKHQRTFRGNEQQDSHEFLTILMDWLHLDLQFSIKPPLKENLGASERAWHEYTKSKESLVLRLFYGQIKSTVRCCVCATHSATYDSFSNLSLELPPHASRCTLSDCLKLYLNGETIPGWNCPNCKEKRDAVKKLDISRLPPVLVIHFKRFYLDPKEYCNAFRKRQTYIDFPLENLDMRQFSLNCPGNPVYNLYAVSNHYGSMEGGHYTAYCKSSVYGKWYKYDDHLVTEISPSEVKSSAAYILFYTSCER; this comes from the exons ATGCGGCTGGAGACAGTTAGCATGGTGTTCAAAGTGAAGGTCAGACTCAAGGTCACACATGGAATCATATGGCTTTTCAAACGT GGTCGAGGTCTGACCGGCCTGAAAAACCTGGGTAATACCTGTTATATGAATTCCATTATACAATGCCTCAACAATACCGCCATTTTGGTCACCTACTTCTGCAATGGACAGTACCTTGAACACGTTAATAG atcaCACAGCACTCGCGGTGCGATAGCGGAAGAATTGGCTGCGGTTGTGCGAGGGTTATGGTCCGGACAGTATAGGTTTATCGCTACTAAAGATCTAAGG aacgAAGTAGGGAAACACCAGCGTACATTTCGTGGCAACGAACAACAGGACTCGCACGAGTTTCTCACCATCCTCATGGACTGGTTACATTTAGATCTTCAGTTCTCAATTAAACCACCACTAAAG gAGAACTTAGGCGCATCAGAACGCGCCTGGCACGAATACACGAAATCCAAGGAAAGTCTGGTGCTACGACTATTCTATGGACAGATTAAATCAACAGTGCGCTGCTGCGTATGCGCAACGCATAGTGCTACGTATGACTCATTCTCCAATCTGTCACTGGAATTACCGCCGCATGCTTCACGATGTACGCTTAGT GATTGCCTAAAACTCTACTTAAACGGCGAAACGATACCCGGTTGGAATTGTCCGAATTGTAAGGAAAAACGGGACGCTGTCAAAAAACTAGATATATCCCGGTTGCCCCCGGTCTTAGTCATACATTTCAAGAGGTTCTACCTTGACCCCAAGGAGTATTGCAACGCGTTTAGGAAGAGACAGACATACATAGATTTCCCACTAGAAAACTTGGATATGCGGCAATTTTCTTTGAATTGCCCTGGCAACCccgtttataatttatacgcTGTGTCCAATCATTATGGCTCTATGGAAGGTGGACACTATACCGCGTATTGCAAGAGCAGTGTTTATGGAAA